The following are from one region of the Pseudomonadota bacterium genome:
- a CDS encoding FAD-dependent oxidoreductase, which yields MGNRDPNGVAKTLKRRDFLAAGAGALAGVGLGGRVRAETQKVDVAVLGAGLSGLYAAMLLQELGASVQVLEANDRVGGRCLTARDWFQSPDLGASQIGGSYARILDMCRRLNIELGPGSHVNAPYTPVIGGKLVDAEQWAESPLNLTEGDEREVPPHTLFSFYIGKRSPFTELDDWRGPEAAEYDISITDWLKRQGASKEAIRLMYESSGRSPMHEKSVLRMLQETTRGRVEINRVTPEQRKTLDQYEIASIISSHIVGGTTRLTDAMAAELGDSVRLGSRVVSVEQSSNINTVTLADGSTVNAGFVLSALPFSSLRKVSFDPPLKGAQAEAVDQMPYNNQSQIWLRVKAPYWEEDGLGASMWTDGPLQYVRQQIKPDGSRELMSAICSAEKAAFLDAMPPDERGRFALKEIERIRPSAAGKLEVIGVHSWAQGANAGGCSFELPVGRVNAWVNAMSKPHGRVHFAGEHLRQLELGMEAAMETGERAAMEIAQTLLA from the coding sequence ATGGGCAACCGGGATCCAAATGGCGTCGCGAAAACGCTGAAGCGCAGAGACTTTCTGGCGGCCGGCGCTGGAGCATTGGCCGGTGTTGGGCTGGGCGGACGCGTGCGCGCGGAGACGCAAAAGGTCGACGTTGCGGTGCTCGGTGCGGGACTGTCGGGGCTTTATGCTGCCATGCTGCTGCAGGAGCTCGGCGCCTCGGTGCAGGTGCTCGAGGCAAACGATCGCGTGGGCGGGCGCTGCCTGACCGCCAGGGATTGGTTTCAGTCTCCCGACCTCGGCGCGTCTCAGATCGGCGGGAGCTACGCTCGGATCCTGGATATGTGTCGTCGACTCAACATCGAGCTTGGTCCGGGTTCGCACGTCAACGCGCCATACACGCCGGTGATTGGAGGCAAGCTGGTCGACGCTGAGCAATGGGCGGAATCGCCGCTCAACCTGACGGAAGGCGATGAGCGCGAGGTGCCGCCGCACACGCTGTTTAGCTTCTACATCGGTAAACGCTCGCCGTTTACCGAATTGGACGACTGGCGTGGCCCCGAAGCTGCCGAGTACGACATCTCCATCACGGACTGGCTCAAACGTCAGGGAGCCTCGAAAGAGGCGATACGTTTGATGTATGAGTCGAGCGGCCGCAGCCCGATGCACGAAAAAAGCGTGCTACGCATGCTGCAGGAAACCACGCGCGGGCGCGTTGAGATCAATCGCGTGACCCCGGAGCAACGTAAGACGCTGGATCAGTACGAGATCGCCTCGATTATCTCGTCACACATCGTCGGCGGGACAACGCGTTTGACCGACGCCATGGCTGCTGAGCTGGGCGACAGCGTGCGGCTGGGCAGCCGCGTGGTATCTGTTGAGCAAAGCAGCAACATAAATACCGTGACGCTGGCTGACGGCTCGACCGTCAACGCCGGCTTTGTACTGAGCGCGCTGCCGTTCAGCAGCCTGCGCAAAGTCTCCTTCGATCCGCCGCTGAAAGGCGCTCAGGCGGAAGCGGTTGACCAGATGCCCTACAACAATCAAAGCCAGATCTGGCTGCGGGTGAAAGCCCCCTACTGGGAAGAGGACGGTCTGGGTGCCTCCATGTGGACCGACGGACCGCTGCAGTACGTTCGGCAGCAAATTAAGCCGGATGGCTCCCGCGAGCTGATGAGCGCCATCTGCTCTGCCGAGAAGGCGGCATTCCTGGACGCCATGCCGCCTGACGAACGAGGCCGCTTTGCCCTCAAGGAAATTGAGCGTATCCGTCCTTCAGCTGCCGGCAAGCTGGAGGTGATCGGCGTTCACTCCTGGGCACAGGGAGCCAACGCCGGTGGCTGCAGCTTTGAGCTGCCGGTCGGTCGCGTCAACGCCTGGGTCAACGCAATGAGCAAGCCTCACGGCCGGGTACATTTTGCCGGAGAGCATCTCCGCCAGCTCGAGCTGGGAATGGAAGCGGCCATGGAAACCGGCGAACGCGCCGCCATGGAGATCGCCCAAACTCTGCTGGCATGA